A single Sporosarcina sp. FSL W8-0480 DNA region contains:
- a CDS encoding NADH:flavin oxidoreductase/NADH oxidase, whose protein sequence is MAKLFEPYKLKNLELRNRVVLSPMCQYKAENQSGEPNKWHLIHLVSRAIGGTGLIMTEMVNVEPRGRITENCLGIYSDVQRDRFKEINEEIHKYGAKTAIQIAHAGRKSTIKGGDLVAPSSIPFSDGRPTPRELKVDEIHQIIERFAEGAKRAVEAGFDAIELHGAHGYLMHQFISPISNKRSDEYGHPSKFSKEVIEAVKSEMPSEMPLILRISAREYHPDGYDFTFMKKLIPQFIDCGVDILDVSTGGNSIHRPHVYPGYQSSYSNEIRNHFNVPTISVGELRDPKVAEMILQEGMADLISIGKGQLRHPYWAKEAAVELGVELEMPGEYNLGY, encoded by the coding sequence ATGGCTAAACTTTTCGAACCCTATAAATTAAAAAATCTTGAGTTAAGAAATCGGGTTGTTTTATCACCTATGTGCCAGTATAAAGCTGAAAATCAATCAGGTGAGCCAAATAAATGGCATCTAATTCATTTAGTTTCTCGTGCGATCGGGGGAACAGGGTTGATTATGACAGAGATGGTGAATGTAGAACCAAGGGGTCGAATAACTGAAAACTGCTTGGGGATTTATTCGGATGTGCAGCGTGATCGCTTTAAAGAAATCAATGAAGAAATTCATAAGTATGGGGCAAAAACAGCAATTCAGATTGCCCACGCAGGAAGGAAGTCGACCATTAAAGGAGGAGATCTTGTTGCCCCTTCCAGTATTCCTTTTTCTGATGGTAGGCCCACTCCACGCGAACTAAAAGTAGATGAAATCCACCAAATTATAGAGCGATTTGCAGAAGGAGCGAAGAGAGCTGTCGAAGCGGGATTTGATGCAATCGAACTTCACGGAGCACATGGATATCTAATGCATCAGTTTATATCTCCGATATCCAATAAGCGTTCCGATGAGTATGGACATCCTTCCAAGTTTTCAAAAGAAGTAATCGAAGCAGTGAAAAGTGAAATGCCGTCCGAGATGCCATTGATTTTACGTATTTCAGCCAGAGAGTATCATCCAGATGGTTATGATTTTACTTTTATGAAGAAGTTGATCCCGCAATTTATAGATTGTGGCGTGGATATATTAGACGTTTCTACGGGAGGCAATTCAATTCATCGGCCGCATGTTTACCCAGGGTATCAATCGTCATATTCAAATGAAATTCGAAATCATTTTAATGTGCCTACGATTTCAGTAGGGGAATTGCGAGATCCTAAAGTAGCCGAAATGATTTTACAGGAAGGCATGGCTGATTTGATTAGCATAGGGAAGGGGCAGCTACGACATCCTTACTGGGCAAAAGAGGCGGCTGTTGAATTGGGTGTTGAGTTAGAGATGCCGGGGGAATACAATTTGGGATATTGA
- a CDS encoding SDR family oxidoreductase, whose product MSTVSFNYTNKKVIVTGAAGMFGSWISKAFHLAGADLWLIDIDEDKLLNFTKAFKGDRVRLSTFDLTEETSVQIFFKEVQREWGYADILINNAGIYPNGKLLDTDLCRWDQVMDLNIRAPFVMTKQFSELLIQEEKPGSVINIISKSAKTPRIGGVPYAMSKAALEMMTRGFGMELAEYKIRVNAVSPGFAPGSEVNALSDEYIEAMCRKIPLGRTSGPNDAPQTILFLCSEAADFITGSSIYVDGGNSAGDFTIPISN is encoded by the coding sequence ATGTCCACTGTTTCATTTAATTATACAAATAAGAAAGTGATCGTTACAGGTGCGGCAGGGATGTTTGGATCTTGGATTAGTAAAGCGTTTCATCTTGCTGGGGCAGATTTATGGCTGATTGACATAGATGAAGATAAACTACTGAACTTCACTAAAGCATTTAAAGGAGATAGGGTTCGACTATCAACATTTGACCTAACCGAAGAAACCAGTGTACAAATTTTTTTTAAAGAGGTTCAGCGTGAATGGGGATACGCCGATATTCTTATTAATAACGCTGGCATTTATCCCAATGGGAAATTACTTGATACCGATTTATGTCGGTGGGATCAAGTTATGGATTTAAACATCCGTGCTCCATTTGTCATGACAAAGCAATTTAGTGAGTTATTAATTCAAGAAGAGAAGCCCGGATCTGTCATTAATATTATATCAAAATCAGCCAAAACCCCTAGAATTGGGGGAGTTCCCTACGCAATGTCAAAAGCTGCATTGGAGATGATGACAAGAGGTTTTGGGATGGAATTAGCAGAATATAAAATCCGTGTTAATGCGGTTAGCCCTGGTTTTGCACCAGGGAGTGAAGTAAATGCTTTAAGTGATGAATATATCGAAGCGATGTGCCGAAAAATTCCATTAGGGCGTACATCTGGACCAAATGATGCTCCACAGACGATTCTTTTTTTATGTTCTGAAGCAGCTGATTTCATAACAGGTTCCTCGATTTACGTCGATGGAGGCAATAGTGCGGGAGATTTTACTATTCCTATTAGCAATTAA
- a CDS encoding TRAP transporter large permease has product MEIYIGIVLLFLFLALGVPVFLSMAMAGAIGLLFVADFNTLLGIFSTNSYTSVAHYSFLSIPLFILMANFLTTSNITKDLFWVAQKWIGRLPGGLAIATVLAGAGLGALSGTSTASAATLAGAAVPEMNKHGYSTRLSMGVVSMSGTLAIMIPPSGTLIIFGLISGYSITELFRAAIIPGILTTIVYIIVVLIWVKKRPGDAPRLNEKVPFMEKLASLKDLWPILLLLVIVILSIFSGWVTITEAAGVAALGSFLIPLFMKRLSFQKVFVALQNTIKTTTMIFAIIVGAMVFGYYLTLTQITRKLVVFISELDMAAIYIVLIFVLLYAFLGLFMDQVAILYLTLPLAIPVVEALGVDVIWFAILIVAAAETGLVTPPLGLNCYVASGTAGESLEETFKGVMPFVAAQFGVILILFLFPWLTSIL; this is encoded by the coding sequence ATGGAAATTTATATAGGGATAGTCTTGCTGTTTTTATTTTTAGCCCTTGGCGTACCGGTTTTCCTGTCTATGGCTATGGCTGGGGCGATCGGGTTACTATTCGTAGCTGATTTCAACACCCTTTTAGGTATATTCTCAACGAACTCTTATACGTCAGTGGCGCACTACAGTTTTCTATCAATCCCACTATTCATTTTAATGGCAAACTTTTTAACAACAAGCAATATTACAAAGGATTTATTTTGGGTTGCACAGAAATGGATTGGTAGATTGCCAGGGGGATTGGCGATTGCAACTGTCTTAGCAGGTGCTGGTTTAGGCGCATTGAGTGGGACAAGTACAGCATCTGCAGCTACGTTAGCCGGGGCTGCTGTGCCAGAAATGAATAAACACGGATATTCCACCAGATTATCAATGGGAGTTGTAAGTATGAGTGGAACACTTGCAATTATGATTCCACCGAGTGGGACATTGATTATCTTTGGATTGATTTCGGGCTATTCAATAACCGAATTATTTAGAGCGGCCATTATACCGGGGATTTTAACAACAATCGTTTATATAATTGTTGTTCTAATCTGGGTGAAAAAACGTCCGGGCGATGCTCCTCGTTTGAACGAGAAAGTACCTTTTATGGAAAAACTCGCTTCGTTGAAAGATTTATGGCCCATTTTATTATTATTGGTCATTGTTATTTTAAGCATTTTTTCCGGTTGGGTCACTATTACGGAAGCCGCGGGAGTCGCAGCCTTAGGGTCTTTCCTAATTCCATTGTTCATGAAGAGGTTATCTTTTCAAAAAGTATTTGTCGCCTTACAAAACACTATTAAAACAACTACGATGATTTTTGCAATTATTGTCGGCGCCATGGTTTTTGGATATTACTTAACATTAACCCAGATTACAAGAAAATTGGTTGTCTTCATCTCAGAACTTGATATGGCAGCCATATACATTGTCTTGATTTTTGTTTTACTGTACGCGTTCCTTGGTTTGTTCATGGATCAGGTTGCTATTTTATACTTAACACTACCTCTTGCGATTCCAGTTGTGGAAGCACTTGGTGTGGATGTGATTTGGTTTGCCATTTTGATTGTAGCTGCAGCTGAAACAGGATTAGTTACACCTCCTCTTGGTTTAAACTGCTATGTCGCATCGGGAACCGCTGGTGAATCGTTGGAAGAGACTTTTAAAGGTGTAATGCCATTTGTGGCAGCACAATTCGGCGTAATATTAATACTTTTCCTCTTCCCATGGTTAACGTCAATCTTATGA
- a CDS encoding TRAP transporter small permease → MKFINYIDKILIAVSCIMLFAVMVIVAIDGLMRQVFDIPIKGAYVLVENYLMVAMIFLAFGYTWAKKGHISITFIHNKLPIALRNVTYLMILLIGIFIMGIIGYTGLERTITAFQNNNLTSGLIRWPIWLAYIWLPLGSAVLVLRLIAEFVVCMRRIIKKGVNNVSISEVTDNV, encoded by the coding sequence ATGAAATTCATTAATTATATTGACAAGATCCTTATTGCAGTTTCTTGCATTATGCTTTTCGCTGTTATGGTGATCGTAGCGATAGACGGATTGATGAGGCAAGTATTTGATATTCCTATAAAAGGTGCTTATGTATTAGTAGAAAACTATTTAATGGTGGCAATGATTTTTCTTGCATTTGGATATACGTGGGCGAAAAAAGGCCATATCAGTATCACCTTTATTCATAATAAACTTCCAATAGCTTTAAGGAACGTAACCTATCTTATGATACTTCTCATCGGTATTTTTATAATGGGGATTATTGGATACACAGGTTTGGAGCGAACCATTACGGCATTCCAAAACAACAATTTGACTTCAGGGTTAATACGATGGCCAATTTGGCTTGCTTACATTTGGTTGCCATTAGGATCTGCAGTTTTAGTATTAAGATTAATAGCCGAGTTTGTAGTCTGCATGAGAAGAATTATAAAAAAAGGCGTTAATAACGTATCAATTAGCGAAGTAACAGACAATGTATGA
- a CDS encoding M20 family metallopeptidase: protein MKQYIQFIQDKEKQLLDLIKEVVEIESPTSLKEQNDLLGEIISNLFINYTGGTIEKVKNDQYGNHLIGTVGDGDEQILLVGHFDTVHPIDTLKHNSYRLKEGKIFGPGIYDMKAGLIQGIFALHALVELNGLGNKRIKFIFNADEEVGSPTSKEILINEAKNSKVAFVLEPSFGQEGAIKMERKGVGTYTIKAYGKSAHAGNAPEEGENAIEEISRQVIRLQELNDFKRGITVNCGVIHGGTTKNTIPDFAELKIDVRVSTMEDLNEIDTFITQITPFNSKIKVSIEGGFTRPPMESSLQTEELYKRAKQFMEIQANLPLPRASVGGASDGNIISQYVPTLDGLGAVGDGAHTLEEYIYKEHLVPRTALLAALIAIA from the coding sequence GTGAAACAGTACATTCAATTTATACAGGATAAAGAAAAACAGCTTTTAGACCTTATAAAGGAGGTCGTAGAGATTGAAAGTCCAACATCTCTCAAAGAACAAAACGATCTGCTTGGAGAGATAATTTCTAACCTGTTTATTAACTATACCGGCGGGACAATTGAGAAAGTAAAAAATGACCAATACGGTAATCACCTGATTGGTACTGTTGGTGATGGAGATGAACAAATTTTACTCGTTGGCCATTTTGATACGGTACATCCAATTGATACGCTTAAACACAATTCATATAGGCTAAAAGAAGGTAAGATTTTCGGTCCTGGTATTTATGATATGAAAGCAGGGTTAATACAAGGCATTTTTGCATTACATGCATTAGTAGAATTGAATGGACTCGGAAATAAACGCATTAAATTTATATTTAATGCAGATGAAGAAGTCGGAAGTCCGACATCAAAAGAGATCTTGATAAATGAGGCGAAAAATAGCAAGGTTGCATTTGTACTCGAACCATCTTTTGGACAAGAAGGGGCTATAAAAATGGAACGAAAAGGCGTAGGCACTTATACGATCAAAGCTTACGGTAAGTCAGCTCATGCTGGAAATGCCCCTGAAGAAGGTGAAAATGCAATAGAAGAAATTAGTCGCCAGGTTATTAGACTCCAAGAATTAAACGATTTTAAGCGTGGAATCACTGTGAATTGTGGAGTTATCCATGGTGGTACAACGAAAAATACAATTCCGGACTTCGCAGAATTAAAAATTGATGTACGCGTGTCAACCATGGAAGATTTAAACGAAATAGATACCTTTATTACTCAAATTACTCCTTTTAACTCCAAGATTAAAGTTTCGATTGAAGGAGGATTTACACGACCTCCTATGGAATCGTCACTTCAAACTGAAGAGCTATATAAACGAGCAAAGCAATTTATGGAGATTCAAGCAAACCTCCCTTTGCCAAGAGCAAGTGTTGGCGGTGCGAGCGATGGAAATATCATCTCACAATACGTTCCCACACTTGATGGGTTGGGGGCAGTTGGTGATGGGGCACATACCCTTGAAGAATATATTTATAAAGAACATTTAGTACCACGAACAGCATTATTAGCAGCATTGATCGCAATTGCTTAA
- a CDS encoding CapA family protein: protein MQKTVSIISAGDLAPLRHVNDCEKNVHLIWEKFLAADIGIVNLELPLTTSKEKADKVINLKADPSIAKSLKEVGIDIVSFANNHAMDYGRQGLEDTLSNLRNESVYVIGAGKNSNEAFEPVIQEINGIKIAHIGLCTALPTGFGANEHRPGVAPIRAKSRFYIDSVTLDEQPGMAPWVETSVVGDDLVYACKKIESIKKDVDVLIAQVHWGVPHGWSALFQGPLADYQQPMGHALIDAGVDVIMGHHPHVVHGVEKYKEGYIVYSLGNFLFHSMSEDHETHLTAKYPPYNVDSLETGEAREAVLMETIISDSTKCKFKFYPIALNRYGEPEFIEGDRAINVLKRMEKHSAVLGTQFVINGEVGELS from the coding sequence ATGCAAAAAACAGTTAGCATAATATCCGCTGGTGATTTAGCTCCTTTAAGACATGTCAATGACTGCGAGAAGAACGTTCACCTCATTTGGGAAAAGTTTTTAGCTGCGGATATCGGTATTGTAAATTTAGAGCTACCTTTGACGACTTCAAAAGAGAAAGCGGATAAAGTAATAAACTTAAAGGCAGATCCAAGTATTGCAAAGTCACTTAAAGAGGTTGGAATTGATATTGTTTCGTTTGCAAATAATCACGCCATGGACTATGGAAGACAAGGTCTTGAAGATACTTTGTCTAACCTGAGAAATGAAAGCGTTTACGTAATTGGTGCTGGGAAAAACAGTAATGAAGCATTCGAACCAGTTATTCAAGAAATCAATGGAATAAAAATTGCACATATCGGTTTATGTACGGCTTTGCCAACCGGTTTTGGCGCAAACGAACATCGCCCTGGCGTCGCACCCATTCGGGCTAAATCGCGCTTTTATATTGATAGCGTCACCCTTGACGAACAGCCGGGCATGGCTCCGTGGGTTGAAACGTCTGTAGTTGGGGATGATTTAGTCTACGCTTGTAAAAAGATCGAGTCTATTAAAAAAGATGTTGATGTCTTAATTGCTCAAGTTCACTGGGGGGTTCCTCATGGTTGGAGTGCATTATTTCAAGGACCTCTTGCAGACTATCAACAGCCAATGGGACACGCTTTGATAGACGCCGGTGTGGATGTAATTATGGGTCACCATCCACATGTAGTCCACGGTGTAGAAAAGTATAAAGAAGGATACATCGTTTATAGTCTTGGTAACTTTTTATTCCATAGTATGAGCGAAGATCATGAAACACATTTAACGGCAAAATATCCTCCTTACAATGTTGACAGCTTAGAGACAGGTGAAGCTAGGGAAGCAGTTCTCATGGAAACTATAATCTCCGACTCAACTAAATGTAAATTTAAATTTTACCCTATTGCATTAAATCGTTATGGCGAACCCGAATTCATCGAAGGGGATAGGGCGATAAATGTTTTAAAAAGAATGGAGAAGCATTCAGCAGTATTGGGAACACAATTTGTTATTAACGGGGAAGTTGGAGAGTTGTCTTAA
- a CDS encoding M20/M25/M40 family metallo-hydrolase produces the protein MSDITLYQAVKRAGDELGIEVTEQRTNGAADAGFTASMGIPTICGMGPVGGIWHREEEYMELDTFESRTLLLVHSVLQFLKDYK, from the coding sequence ATGAGTGATATCACACTTTATCAAGCTGTAAAACGGGCGGGGGATGAACTTGGCATTGAGGTAACAGAGCAGCGCACTAATGGTGCTGCCGACGCAGGTTTCACAGCCTCTATGGGCATCCCGACAATTTGTGGAATGGGCCCAGTCGGTGGAATTTGGCATAGAGAAGAAGAATATATGGAACTTGACACATTTGAGAGTCGAACCCTATTGTTAGTCCACTCAGTTCTTCAATTTTTAAAAGATTACAAGTGA
- the dctP gene encoding TRAP transporter substrate-binding protein DctP, whose protein sequence is MKKLSILLVAMLLLVLSACSESSSKSEEKDEKYVLKFGTHLTENHNLTVNAVIPWMKRVEELTDGRVTFEHYPNSQMGAAADTFNLVQSGVLDAGYTLYMEKSLPIMDFPMLPDLYSDPEAGTAAYWSVLKQEPFKSQLQKIGIKPIMAVVWEPYTIATVDTKPESIKELAQLKLRSSGGLHDEAAAAIGSTPVAISASESLEALRRGTVDGYWGSTTSWLDYQFTEVLKYGIKNLPLNGWGGVFSMNNDTYESLPSDIQAAIDQASEEVTEELGKFIKEYTSVEAWKLAEEAGMEIYDVSDEVVAEVKSRLTPLTEKWLEEQEKAGYPAREIYKQFLEAYEGY, encoded by the coding sequence ATGAAGAAATTATCAATCTTGCTAGTTGCTATGCTTTTGCTGGTTTTATCTGCATGTAGTGAATCTTCGTCGAAAAGCGAAGAGAAGGACGAGAAGTATGTACTGAAATTTGGTACACACCTAACTGAGAATCATAACTTAACAGTCAATGCAGTTATCCCTTGGATGAAACGCGTTGAAGAGTTAACGGATGGAAGAGTAACTTTCGAACATTATCCGAATTCTCAAATGGGTGCAGCAGCAGATACATTTAACCTTGTACAAAGCGGAGTTTTAGATGCTGGATACACGCTTTATATGGAAAAGTCACTCCCAATTATGGATTTCCCGATGCTACCCGATTTATATAGTGATCCAGAAGCTGGAACCGCTGCTTATTGGTCTGTATTAAAACAGGAACCATTTAAGTCGCAACTACAGAAAATAGGTATCAAACCGATTATGGCCGTTGTTTGGGAACCATATACTATTGCAACAGTAGATACAAAACCAGAATCAATTAAAGAATTGGCCCAATTAAAGTTACGTTCTTCTGGCGGTTTACACGATGAAGCAGCTGCTGCAATTGGTTCCACTCCTGTAGCAATCAGTGCTTCAGAATCACTTGAGGCTTTAAGACGTGGAACAGTTGATGGATATTGGGGTTCTACCACTTCATGGTTAGACTATCAGTTTACCGAAGTTCTAAAGTATGGGATCAAAAACCTTCCACTAAATGGTTGGGGTGGAGTTTTCTCTATGAATAACGACACATACGAAAGTCTACCAAGCGACATTCAAGCGGCTATTGATCAGGCAAGTGAAGAAGTAACTGAAGAGCTTGGTAAATTTATAAAAGAATATACAAGTGTTGAAGCTTGGAAATTAGCAGAAGAAGCTGGAATGGAAATTTACGACGTTTCGGATGAAGTTGTAGCGGAAGTTAAAAGCCGTCTAACACCATTAACTGAAAAGTGGTTAGAAGAGCAAGAAAAAGCTGGTTATCCAGCACGTGAAATCTATAAGCAGTTTCTTGAGGCATATGAAGGCTACTAA
- a CDS encoding M28 family peptidase: MDYTYNISQYERNSGSIDELKAFKYIESTLRSFGIKTSLKFHDAFISLPLKSELLIDGVSFPCITTSMSGATGEDGVSLNLLYIEDNMLLDDPLFDCTGKALIIHGFAERGIVQKAMIKGAKGCIFINGEYVHNMIVSPVWGNPTRKTIHEIPRLYILNVAQNAGMKIIEAAKEQKQAHITTRLDEGWRKIPSLIADIEGEEDSDQYILFSGHVDSWHYGAMDNGTANAVMIEVARIISQYPLRRSLKVAFWSGHSHGRYAGSAHYYDQNFHEIYDNCLLHVNVDSVGAKGATIVTEGNIMALTKKIAAEVIKEETGQTFKGKPFGRSGDQSFWGAGVPSAFMGFSGQPMKNPPEKLDTYYMIKQFNNGPDSSGFGWWWHTTEDTFDKIDESILERDAKVYLSFVYRCCHDKLIPLDIHSGVEELKGFIENYMKLAQDSVNTEKLKHYFNEFYQLTDKVITKIKQSKEDDIQKNNELIKSISRVVVRLMQVNISEFEPDPALPLPPVPLLASIHELKDYNRNDKAYFMLVTEIQRRVNQVSFILKQGVKDVMYILNE; encoded by the coding sequence ATGGATTACACATACAATATTTCACAGTATGAACGTAATTCCGGGTCAATAGATGAATTGAAAGCGTTTAAATATATCGAATCGACCCTTCGGTCATTCGGTATTAAAACATCCTTAAAATTTCATGATGCATTTATAAGTTTACCGCTCAAATCGGAGCTGTTAATCGATGGCGTAAGTTTCCCATGTATAACAACTTCAATGTCTGGAGCGACTGGCGAAGATGGTGTGAGTTTGAATTTGCTATACATCGAGGATAACATGTTATTAGATGATCCCTTGTTTGACTGCACTGGAAAAGCACTAATTATACACGGTTTTGCAGAGCGGGGAATAGTGCAAAAAGCCATGATTAAGGGAGCTAAAGGGTGCATATTTATCAACGGTGAGTATGTACATAATATGATTGTTTCCCCTGTATGGGGGAACCCGACTAGAAAGACAATCCATGAAATTCCTAGATTATATATTCTTAATGTAGCGCAAAACGCAGGGATGAAAATTATTGAAGCTGCAAAAGAACAAAAGCAAGCCCACATCACTACACGTCTTGATGAGGGATGGCGCAAGATTCCAAGTTTGATAGCTGATATTGAAGGCGAAGAAGATTCGGATCAATATATTTTGTTTAGTGGCCATGTTGATTCCTGGCATTATGGTGCCATGGATAACGGGACTGCCAATGCAGTTATGATTGAGGTGGCGCGAATCATATCACAATATCCACTGCGAAGATCATTAAAAGTTGCATTTTGGTCTGGCCATTCTCATGGTCGTTATGCAGGATCGGCCCATTATTACGACCAAAACTTCCATGAAATTTATGATAATTGTTTACTGCATGTGAACGTTGACTCGGTTGGAGCAAAAGGCGCAACGATTGTTACCGAAGGAAATATTATGGCATTGACTAAAAAAATTGCTGCAGAAGTTATTAAAGAAGAAACAGGCCAAACATTTAAAGGCAAGCCATTTGGACGAAGTGGAGATCAATCTTTTTGGGGTGCAGGGGTTCCCTCTGCTTTTATGGGTTTCTCTGGCCAGCCAATGAAAAACCCACCAGAGAAGCTCGACACCTACTATATGATTAAACAGTTCAATAATGGGCCGGATAGTTCAGGCTTCGGATGGTGGTGGCATACTACGGAGGATACGTTCGACAAAATTGATGAGTCCATTCTTGAACGAGACGCCAAAGTCTATTTGTCATTTGTCTATCGTTGTTGTCATGATAAATTAATTCCGTTGGACATTCATTCAGGAGTAGAGGAATTAAAAGGTTTCATTGAAAACTATATGAAACTAGCTCAGGATTCAGTTAACACAGAGAAATTAAAACACTATTTTAATGAGTTTTATCAACTAACAGATAAAGTGATCACCAAAATTAAACAGAGCAAAGAAGATGATATTCAAAAGAATAATGAACTCATTAAATCAATTTCACGGGTGGTTGTTCGACTGATGCAGGTTAATATATCTGAATTTGAACCGGATCCGGCTTTACCTTTACCGCCAGTTCCATTATTAGCATCTATTCATGAATTGAAAGACTATAACCGAAACGATAAGGCATATTTCATGTTAGTAACAGAAATACAACGACGAGTAAATCAGGTGAGTTTTATTCTTAAACAGGGTGTTAAAGATGTTATGTATATATTAAACGAATAA
- a CDS encoding LysR family transcriptional regulator: protein MNIDHIMSFIYINRFKNFHKAAKTLYISQPSLTSRIKTLEKELGVRLFNRNTKKVELTEDGEIFLPYANQIFNSYLKAKVSLSKSNSSLTIGSIISVSMSILPKVVFDFQQINSHTTIEIITAKTVTMIDKLLRGDCQIAITESVNHPKIISEPIHHDNVSLFVNKSHPFASYNRPITLEEVSGEPLICFNPRSNYWKDISTSFKSNGLPMNVVFNIDSLEAAKSAITKDIGICFLPELSLENDISNGTLIRIPLESNKEFKREITLNYLMDANDEIKRLAEFLLQAFKRQVIQS, encoded by the coding sequence ATGAATATTGATCATATTATGTCGTTTATTTATATTAATCGGTTCAAAAATTTCCATAAAGCAGCTAAGACACTATATATCTCACAGCCGTCATTAACATCAAGAATTAAGACCCTTGAAAAAGAATTAGGTGTTAGATTGTTTAATCGCAACACAAAAAAAGTTGAGTTGACAGAAGACGGTGAAATTTTTTTACCCTATGCCAACCAAATATTTAATAGTTATTTAAAGGCGAAGGTGAGTTTGTCAAAAAGTAATAGCTCATTAACAATCGGATCTATTATTTCGGTTTCCATGTCAATCCTTCCAAAAGTCGTGTTTGATTTTCAGCAAATCAATTCTCATACTACAATAGAAATAATTACTGCAAAGACTGTTACTATGATTGATAAATTGTTAAGAGGAGACTGTCAAATAGCCATAACTGAATCTGTCAATCATCCAAAAATAATTTCAGAGCCAATCCATCATGATAATGTTTCATTGTTCGTTAATAAATCACATCCATTCGCTTCCTACAATCGACCAATCACTCTGGAAGAAGTCTCTGGTGAACCATTAATTTGCTTTAATCCAAGGTCAAATTATTGGAAAGACATTTCAACAAGTTTTAAGTCCAATGGTTTACCTATGAATGTAGTTTTTAATATTGATAGTTTGGAGGCAGCCAAATCAGCCATAACAAAAGACATTGGCATTTGTTTTCTTCCAGAACTTTCTTTGGAAAATGACATTTCTAATGGAACTCTAATACGTATCCCACTGGAAAGTAATAAAGAATTCAAACGTGAGATTACTTTAAATTACTTAATGGATGCAAATGATGAGATAAAGCGATTAGCAGAATTCTTATTGCAAGCATTTAAAAGGCAAGTTATACAGAGTTAG
- a CDS encoding 2-dehydropantoate 2-reductase yields the protein MKITVVGAGAIGGVIGAQLARAGRDVELVDIVEEHVNKINNDGLLVKTQEDDWLVNIKAATPDQIVQRQEPIECILLCVKAQFTKDALTPLLPLLKEDSFVVSIQNGLCEIDIEEVVGRDRTVGGFVNIFADYIEPGVISYGGKGSVSIGELDGTISERLKRLEQELSDLEDVRISENVLGYLWAKLAYGAILTATALTNEIMADIFANHRYRQMLMNLASEVLAVADYMNIETVKFDDWDPKDAYPIESRDNEKMNAQLDIHVKRLQGYSKVRSGIWRDIAVRKRRTEKPYHFKPIFTIAERANIEMPLTKLLLSLLNEIEEGKREFGLGNLEILLEKNDSIYK from the coding sequence ATGAAGATTACAGTAGTTGGGGCCGGTGCTATCGGAGGCGTCATAGGTGCACAATTGGCCAGGGCTGGTCGAGACGTGGAATTAGTCGATATTGTAGAAGAACATGTGAATAAAATAAATAATGATGGTCTGTTAGTTAAAACACAAGAGGACGATTGGCTCGTAAATATTAAAGCGGCAACGCCCGATCAAATAGTTCAACGACAAGAACCGATTGAATGTATTTTATTATGTGTGAAGGCACAATTCACCAAGGATGCCCTAACACCATTGCTCCCACTATTAAAAGAAGATTCTTTCGTCGTCTCGATTCAAAATGGTTTGTGTGAAATTGACATTGAAGAAGTCGTTGGAAGAGATCGTACTGTGGGAGGATTCGTTAATATCTTCGCTGATTATATAGAACCTGGGGTAATCAGTTATGGTGGTAAAGGTTCTGTTTCAATTGGAGAATTAGACGGTACAATTAGTGAAAGATTAAAACGTCTCGAGCAAGAGTTAAGTGATCTTGAGGACGTTCGTATAAGCGAAAATGTGTTGGGGTATTTATGGGCAAAGCTAGCTTACGGTGCAATTCTTACTGCAACGGCATTAACAAATGAAATAATGGCAGATATATTTGCCAATCACCGTTATCGTCAAATGCTTATGAATCTTGCCAGCGAAGTCTTGGCTGTTGCAGACTATATGAATATTGAAACTGTGAAATTCGATGATTGGGATCCGAAAGACGCGTATCCAATCGAATCCCGAGACAATGAAAAAATGAATGCGCAATTAGACATTCATGTTAAACGATTACAAGGTTATTCAAAGGTCCGAAGTGGAATTTGGCGTGACATCGCAGTCCGCAAACGAAGAACCGAGAAACCTTATCATTTTAAACCTATCTTCACAATAGCAGAGAGGGCTAACATTGAAATGCCGCTTACTAAATTACTGCTGTCATTATTAAATGAAATTGAAGAAGGAAAACGTGAATTTGGATTGGGGAATTTAGAGATTTTGTTGGAGAAGAATGATTCGATATATAAGTGA